The following coding sequences lie in one Thermotoga sp. Mc24 genomic window:
- a CDS encoding ArsB/NhaD family transporter, producing the protein MFEDAVVSLLIFIIVYLFIILEKHHRAVITMLGGSAALFLVFKDPIEALVRYVDFNTIFLLIGMMIFVSVTKRSGLFHFLGLYSIKLSRGSVFFFFVSINFLVALLSSFLDNVTTILVFVPVTLVVCDTVDLDPVPFVISEIISSNIGGTATMIGDPPNIMIASAAKLHFLDFVINVAPAAVLTLIVTLIFLSAVYRRVIFRKIPVEVVKGFDPRRAIVDKKLFYLSIILTLIVLVLFSFQKPLGLESFEVALLAGFLSLAFLKKKDIEDVFKEIEWGVIFFFIGLFLVVGALEDAGVLERISEFVIRLSKGKMESTLISVLGISGLSSAFVDNIPFTATMIPVIRKLAVLAPETFSDLRPLWWALSLGACFGGNGTLIGASANVVGTSLIADRKHITFWEYFKIGFPVLILSLLVSGIYLLIRY; encoded by the coding sequence TTGTTCGAAGATGCCGTTGTTTCACTTCTGATCTTTATAATAGTATACCTCTTCATCATTCTGGAAAAACACCACAGAGCGGTCATCACCATGCTCGGAGGAAGTGCTGCCCTCTTTCTTGTGTTCAAAGATCCCATAGAAGCGCTGGTAAGGTATGTGGATTTCAACACGATATTTCTCTTGATTGGAATGATGATCTTCGTGTCCGTTACAAAAAGAAGTGGCCTGTTTCATTTTTTGGGACTGTACTCTATAAAACTTTCCAGAGGAAGCGTGTTTTTCTTCTTTGTTTCAATAAATTTCCTTGTGGCTCTTCTCTCCTCTTTTTTGGACAACGTAACAACGATTCTGGTGTTCGTCCCTGTAACTCTGGTAGTTTGCGATACGGTGGATTTGGATCCCGTTCCCTTTGTGATATCGGAGATCATATCTTCGAACATAGGTGGTACCGCTACGATGATAGGAGACCCTCCAAACATCATGATCGCTTCCGCGGCAAAACTTCATTTCCTCGATTTTGTGATCAACGTGGCGCCCGCTGCTGTTCTGACTCTCATCGTTACCCTGATCTTTCTTTCCGCTGTTTACAGAAGAGTTATATTCAGAAAAATACCGGTAGAAGTGGTCAAAGGCTTCGATCCCCGTAGGGCCATCGTTGACAAAAAGCTGTTTTATCTCTCCATAATACTGACTCTGATCGTTCTTGTTCTCTTCTCTTTTCAGAAACCGCTTGGACTTGAGAGTTTCGAGGTTGCTTTGCTCGCTGGTTTCCTCTCGCTTGCCTTCTTAAAGAAAAAAGATATAGAGGATGTGTTCAAAGAGATCGAATGGGGTGTTATCTTTTTCTTCATAGGTCTTTTCCTCGTTGTTGGTGCCCTTGAAGATGCCGGTGTTCTCGAAAGAATATCAGAATTCGTTATCAGGCTTTCAAAAGGAAAGATGGAAAGTACCTTGATATCTGTCCTGGGAATATCCGGGTTGAGCTCCGCTTTCGTTGACAACATACCGTTCACTGCCACCATGATTCCAGTGATAAGGAAACTCGCAGTTTTGGCTCCGGAGACGTTTTCTGATCTAAGACCCCTTTGGTGGGCTCTCTCTCTGGGAGCATGTTTCGGAGGAAACGGAACCCTGATCGGTGCGTCCGCGAACGTGGTAGGAACTTCTCTCATAGCAGACAGAAAGCATATAACTTTTTGGGAGTATTTCAAGATAGGTTTTCCTGTGCTCATACTCAGTCTTCTTGTGTCAGGAATCTACCTGCTGATCAGATATTGA
- a CDS encoding TolB family protein — translation MKKMFLFIFAIIPLFSFSVVTLNLSMFSTEEASSVLADVQKKILELLPKEATITTSSTATFSMTFFLSYDATGNLYVGEWKHGGEVARYEYNPRGYKYYRDFLMECASFPLEKVSFYLFSKNEFPDVFRLTYHPALDEYCDFSSRYLVFSSERLSGNRNLFLIDRQNGELIPMPIYDSSEYFPRISPGERYLLFQGSLHGNWNIYHMPLSPDYSKKIQLISRGRYASYNPNWIDNSMVVYVQEDATSNHLVVKDLTAMKEKTYYLPFDWVFTPVKGKQGIVFVGLKESNFGIYELLPDGTVTVLEDSPYNEFDPDVFENYLIFSSNRDGVFRIYAKDLVSGKVWCLTENIPYDTFYPAFSEDGKLVAFSVYSKGSEPDIWIVRFRTPQD, via the coding sequence ATGAAAAAGATGTTTTTGTTTATCTTTGCTATTATACCCCTGTTTTCTTTCTCTGTTGTAACCCTCAATTTAAGTATGTTCAGCACCGAAGAGGCTTCTTCCGTTCTCGCAGATGTTCAGAAGAAGATTCTGGAGCTTCTGCCGAAAGAGGCAACGATCACAACCTCTTCGACTGCAACGTTTTCGATGACGTTTTTCCTTTCTTACGACGCAACGGGCAACCTCTATGTGGGAGAGTGGAAACACGGGGGTGAAGTTGCAAGGTACGAGTACAATCCCAGAGGCTACAAATACTACAGGGATTTCTTGATGGAATGTGCTTCCTTTCCTCTGGAGAAAGTCTCTTTCTACCTCTTTTCCAAAAACGAATTTCCAGACGTATTCAGGCTCACCTATCATCCCGCACTCGATGAGTACTGCGATTTTTCAAGCAGATACTTGGTTTTCTCTTCTGAAAGACTCTCCGGCAACAGGAATTTGTTCTTGATCGACAGGCAAAACGGAGAACTCATTCCGATGCCCATTTACGACAGCAGTGAGTACTTTCCGAGAATATCACCGGGCGAAAGATACCTGCTTTTTCAGGGCTCACTCCATGGAAACTGGAACATTTACCACATGCCGCTCTCACCTGATTACTCAAAGAAGATACAACTCATCTCACGCGGCAGGTACGCTTCGTACAATCCGAACTGGATCGACAACAGCATGGTGGTTTACGTTCAGGAAGATGCAACTTCGAATCATTTGGTTGTAAAAGACCTGACAGCAATGAAGGAAAAGACGTACTATCTTCCGTTCGACTGGGTTTTCACGCCGGTCAAGGGGAAGCAGGGTATCGTGTTCGTGGGACTCAAAGAGTCAAACTTCGGAATATACGAATTGCTTCCCGATGGAACGGTGACGGTTCTCGAGGACAGTCCTTACAACGAATTCGATCCGGACGTGTTTGAAAACTATCTGATCTTTTCCTCTAACAGAGACGGGGTTTTCAGAATCTATGCGAAGGATCTGGTTTCTGGAAAGGTGTGGTGCCTCACCGAAAACATCCCTTACGACACATTCTATCCCGCTTTCTCTGAAGATGGAAAACTCGTAGCCTTTTCCGTGTACAGTAAAGGAAGCGAACCGGATATATGGATCGTTCGTTTCAGAACTCCTCAGGATTGA
- a CDS encoding restriction endonuclease has product MSFSLLVFLVLWRRRRKKDLRDLLEVGLKNPYQFEEFAKEYLKEHGFRSVRTTRKSKDFGADIVAKRKGSTVIFQVKKRNSTVEKEVVKELVAAAYIYGATEVGIFTNNELSNSLKEELDGLKRSGGFIKKVHVIKNINPEEF; this is encoded by the coding sequence TTGTCTTTTAGCCTTCTTGTTTTCCTCGTGCTATGGAGAAGGAGGAGAAAAAAAGACCTCAGAGACCTTCTTGAGGTGGGTCTTAAGAATCCGTATCAGTTTGAAGAATTCGCTAAGGAATATCTGAAAGAGCACGGTTTCAGATCGGTGAGAACGACGCGAAAGAGCAAGGATTTCGGAGCGGATATCGTTGCGAAAAGGAAAGGAAGCACGGTGATTTTCCAGGTGAAAAAGAGAAATTCCACCGTGGAGAAGGAGGTCGTGAAGGAACTCGTAGCAGCGGCCTATATCTACGGTGCCACAGAGGTTGGCATCTTCACGAACAACGAGCTTTCCAATAGCTTGAAAGAAGAACTAGATGGACTGAAAAGATCAGGCGGATTCATAAAGAAGGTTCATGTTATAAAAAACATCAATCCTGAGGAGTTCTGA
- a CDS encoding AAA family ATPase encodes MRVEEAKYLAKKIMMAGEIPLLVGHFGVGKTDIARDIAKETGRELIILVLSQMEPGDLIGLPARSEEKTVFLKPDWWPEGGDTILFLDEINRAHRSVRNAIMQLLVDRRIHNHILPEGTWVMAAMNPPEEEYDQADLITDPAFISRFFILEVNPDVSEWLEWAEKNSLSKEVRDFIRNYPEFLFSERSLSLKTSLKPSPRSWHKLSNVLKTLTDEEKERYGYIVAAGIVGPEAAKAFYDSFFQRAKVPSVESVLFDGRMENLEDIHASNTLVLRIVDFFSKADVRTLERHLDDVSKNLVRLSETMPRESFYGVLRFLVDEAQKEGERSWIFDKILEKMLEREDMRKMVNEL; translated from the coding sequence GTGCGTGTAGAAGAGGCAAAGTACCTTGCAAAAAAGATCATGATGGCCGGTGAGATACCGCTTCTGGTAGGGCATTTCGGTGTGGGGAAGACGGATATCGCCAGAGACATAGCCAAGGAGACCGGAAGAGAATTGATCATCCTGGTTCTTTCTCAGATGGAACCAGGTGATTTGATAGGGCTTCCTGCTCGCTCGGAAGAGAAAACCGTTTTTTTAAAACCAGACTGGTGGCCAGAGGGCGGTGATACGATTCTTTTCCTTGATGAGATAAACAGGGCCCATCGTTCTGTCAGAAATGCTATCATGCAGCTTCTCGTGGATAGAAGAATTCACAACCATATATTGCCTGAAGGAACGTGGGTCATGGCGGCTATGAATCCCCCAGAGGAAGAGTACGACCAGGCCGATCTCATCACAGATCCCGCGTTCATATCTCGCTTCTTCATTCTGGAAGTGAACCCGGACGTTTCCGAGTGGTTGGAATGGGCTGAGAAGAACAGCTTATCGAAAGAAGTGAGAGACTTCATAAGGAACTACCCTGAGTTTCTCTTCTCCGAAAGAAGTCTCTCTCTGAAAACCTCTCTGAAACCTTCTCCAAGAAGCTGGCATAAACTCTCAAATGTGTTGAAAACCTTGACAGATGAGGAAAAGGAGAGGTACGGCTACATTGTTGCGGCGGGAATCGTGGGTCCAGAGGCTGCAAAGGCCTTTTATGATTCGTTCTTTCAAAGAGCGAAAGTTCCTTCTGTGGAAAGTGTTCTCTTTGATGGAAGGATGGAAAATCTGGAAGATATACACGCTTCGAACACCCTTGTTCTCAGGATAGTCGATTTCTTCAGCAAAGCGGACGTGAGAACTCTTGAAAGACACCTGGACGACGTATCGAAGAATCTGGTCAGACTTTCTGAAACCATGCCCAGGGAATCCTTTTACGGTGTTTTAAGGTTTCTGGTCGATGAAGCCCAGAAAGAAGGAGAAAGGTCCTGGATTTTCGATAAAATACTTGAAAAGATGCTGGAAAGAGAAGACATGAGAAAAATGGTGAACGAACTATGA